In a single window of the Acidobacteriota bacterium genome:
- a CDS encoding patatin-like phospholipase family protein, which yields MRRVLSIDGGGLKGVYPATLLASFEASLPEPLYKYFDLVVGTSTGGIIALAISLGIPASKIVAFYEEYGPQIFSGSALLAKIRHARRIKWNSEPLERALTETFGTKRIDDCLTRTVVVSMKTEGDVHLYKTCHRADFTRDYHRSVVEAALATSAAATYFPTLSTLSGEYLTDGGLWANNPVLVAAIEAVGLLNWPKKEVNILSLGCTEKSGKDIRSARSGLRFLFGHSVDAFMSMQSKSALSGTYTLLGHENVFRVNDPGNFALDDPRQVPALKELALIRFDMERACLMKAFFSEPVNERFVPFKRAEPLSE from the coding sequence ATGCGACGAGTCTTGAGCATCGATGGCGGTGGGCTGAAGGGGGTTTACCCTGCGACTCTGCTTGCGAGCTTCGAGGCCAGTCTACCCGAACCGCTCTATAAGTATTTCGACCTCGTGGTTGGTACGTCAACGGGTGGGATAATCGCTCTAGCTATCAGTCTTGGCATTCCTGCCTCAAAGATAGTGGCCTTTTACGAGGAGTACGGACCTCAGATCTTTTCCGGCTCAGCTCTTCTGGCGAAGATCAGACACGCACGTAGGATCAAGTGGAACTCGGAGCCGCTAGAGCGAGCACTGACTGAAACCTTCGGCACGAAACGCATTGACGATTGTCTTACGCGGACGGTTGTCGTATCTATGAAGACCGAGGGCGATGTCCACCTTTATAAGACCTGCCACCGCGCGGATTTCACTCGCGACTATCATCGGAGCGTAGTTGAGGCGGCATTGGCGACTTCGGCTGCGGCCACATACTTTCCTACACTCTCAACGCTCAGTGGCGAATACCTGACTGATGGCGGCCTTTGGGCGAACAACCCTGTCCTAGTTGCTGCGATCGAAGCCGTCGGACTATTGAACTGGCCTAAAAAGGAAGTCAATATACTCAGTCTTGGATGCACCGAAAAAAGCGGTAAGGATATTCGATCGGCGAGGAGTGGATTACGGTTTCTTTTCGGACACTCGGTGGATGCGTTCATGTCAATGCAGAGTAAGTCCGCCCTCTCTGGGACGTACACTTTGCTCGGACACGAGAACGTATTCCGCGTTAACGACCCAGGCAATTTCGCACTTGATGATCCACGGCAAGTTCCGGCGTTGAAGGAGCTTGCTCTTATACGTTTTGATATGGAGCGAGCCTGTTTGATGAAGGCGTTCTTCTCGGAGCCGGTCAATGAGCGATTCGTGCCATTCAAAAGGGCTGAACCATTGAGCGAATGA